The following proteins are co-located in the Vigna unguiculata cultivar IT97K-499-35 chromosome 9, ASM411807v1, whole genome shotgun sequence genome:
- the LOC114164249 gene encoding early nodulin-like protein 1 → MADSSRAVSASLFFFFLLLGFSAAKELLVGGKIDAWKIPSSEADSLNQWAEKSRFRVGDYLVWKFQSGKDSVLEVTREEYGNCSTSNPIKVYSDGNTKVKLERPGPFYFISGAKGHCEKGQKLIVVVMSPKHTLRAISPAPSPVEFEAPAVAPTSSAATLEVALVTVTLGVLAMYV, encoded by the exons ATGGCTGATTCTTCAAGAGCCGTCTCTGCttcccttttcttctttttccttctccttGGATTCTCAGCAGCTAAGGAACTTTTAGTCGGAGGCAAGATTGATGCTTGGAAGATTCCATCTTCAGAAGCAGATTCTCTCAATCAATGGGCTGAAAAGTCTCGTTTCAGAGTTGGCGATTATCTGG TGTGGAAATTTCAAAGTGGGAAGGACTCAGTGTTGGAAGTAACAAGGGAGGAATATGGTAATTGCAGCACCTCCAATCCCATCAAAGTGTACAGTGATGGGAATACTAAGGTGAAACTAGAGCGTCCTGGGCCATTCTATTTCATCAGTGGAGCAAAGGGGCACTGTGAGAAGGGGCAAAAGTTGATTGTGGTTGTGATGTCTCCAAAGCACACATTACGAGCGATTTCTCCGGCACCTTCTCCGGTGGAATTTGAGGCTCCGGCGGTTGCTCCAACTAGCAGTGCTGCAACGTTGGAAGTTGCTCTTGTAACCGTAACTCTCGGAGTGTTGGCTATGTATGTGTGA
- the LOC114164248 gene encoding nuclear nucleic acid-binding protein C1D produces MVKASESGAVPEPVMDAANTTLSNLQLLRTHFNDFLSLSDPQILSQMPPLQRAHALFILAKITSTLLELNLRCSGVHPDDHPIKSELDRMSLYEDKLERMIDLSKAPLRPSTTLNYQAATRFIEHSLPDLTSEQRQNMRNISRGERTKTNLPGRAGQKRKYQSSEKQSVKAAAKDFLEKAAREILGDTSGGIKGPLQVDMSEDDDNNQPLS; encoded by the exons ATGGTGAAAGCAAGTGAGAGCGGTGCAGTTCCTGAGCCGGTTATGGATGCCGCCAACACCACTCTCTCCAACCTTCAACTACTCCGAACGCATTTTAACGACTTTTTGTCGCTCTCCGACCCTCAAATCCTTTCTCAAATGCCCCCTCTTCAACGCGCTCACGCCCTCTTCATCCTCGCTAAAATCACCTCTACCCTTCTCGAAT TGAATTTGAGGTGTAGTGGTGTCCACCCAGATGATCATCCCATCAAATCAGAGCTC GACAGGATGAGCTTGTACGAGGACAAACTGGAACGTATGATTGATTTGAGTAAAG CTCCACTGCGACCTTCCACTACCTTGAATTACCAGGCGGCTACACGCTTCATAGAACACTCTCTACCTGACCTAACTTCTG AGCAGAGGCAAAATATGAGGAACATAAGTAGAGGGGAGAGAACAAAGACAAACCTTCCGGGTCGGGCAGGTCAAAAGAGGAAATATCAGTCTTCTGAAAAACAATCTGTTAAAGCAGCTGCCAAGGATTTTTTGGAGAAAGCAGCCAGGGAGATTCTTGGTGATACCAGTGGCGGTATTAAGGGACCGCTACAAGTTGACATGTCAGAGGATGATGACAACAACCAGCCCTTATCCTGA